In the genome of Pyrobaculum islandicum DSM 4184, the window TTTTTCAAAATCGACCACAGGCTTGCCATCTATCTCTATTGGCTGGAGCGCAGGAGGCATCTTGCGGTAGTTGGGGTCGTATATGCTTTCATATCTCTCCTCAAAGGTGGGGACAAGCTCGTTTTTGTAGAATATACCTAGCGGCAGTCTGTCCCGTTCCACGATTTTATCTAGGGCTTTGCGTATTTTTACATCAACTTCTTTTTCGTCATGTACAACGGGGTCCCACGTTGGATCTGCTTCGTCAAGTTTATATATTCTCTTTTCGTACCACTCTCTCGTCATTACGTTGTTATAGGTGACGCATGGACTATATATCTGTACAAAGGCAGACCCCTTGTGTCTTATAGCCTCGACAATAAGTCTCGTCGTGTATTTTATATCGTAGGCATACCCCCTTGCTATAAATGTAAACCCTGCTGTTAGAGCCAGGAGTAGCGGATTTATCTCGCTCTGTGGGTTGGCCTTTGGTATAGCTTTAACTTTAATGCCAGCCGGGAGAGTGGGCCCAGCCTGTCCTCTCGTGAGTCCATATACAGAATTGTCCATTAAAATTACTGTCATATCTACATTACGTCTGCCTAAGTGAAGGAGGTGGTTCCCTCCTATGGCCATCAAGTCCCCATCGCCGCCGACTACAATCACTTCGAGAGACGGATTGGCCAGCTTTATCCCAAGGGCGTAGGGAATTGCTCTGCCATGGATTGCGTGGACACTTGTGGTACGTACAAAATGGGGTAGGCGGGAGGAACACCCAATCCCCGAGACTAACACTAAGTTTGCTGGGTCGAGATTTAGCTCTGCAAAGGCGTTATACAAGGCTTGTAATACGCCAAAGTGGCCACAGCCGGGACACCACTCAGGAGTCCTAACCCATCTGTAGTCGGCGACTGTTCTTTTAACTGTCTGCATAGTCATAAGTCTGTCTCTATTTTAATAGTCTTTTGACCTTCTACAAATTTTCTGTATGCGTAGATGACATCATCTGTTGTTATAGGTCTCCCGTTGAACTTCACAGCCACAGCTGTCGGCTCTATTCCGGCAAACATCTGGGTAATCATGGCGAGTTGGCCTAGGTAATTATTTTCTATGAAGAGCGTCTCCCTACCCTGTAGATATTTCTTAACGAGTTCTACTGGATATGGGTAAAGCATTTTAACATAGAGAAAGCCGACGTCTTTTAATTCCTCAAGCGCTGTGAGAACCGCGGGTTTTACAGACCCCCACCCCACTATCACCCTCTTGGCGTCTTGAGGCCCAAAATACAACACCTTCTCCTCTGGTGAAATCTCGCTTTCAATAAGCTTTAGCTTTGCCATTCTTCTTTCAAACATCTTGGTTACAACCACGGGATCTTCTTCTGGATCGCCCTCCGGATCGTGTTCTAAGCTGTTTAAGTGGAAAATTGCGTTTGAGATGCCTGGTAGTAACTTAGGCGGTAGTATTTCTTCAAGTGGATATGCTTCTGCGTCTTTTGTCTGTGGGAAGACGACTGGTTTTTCAGTTTGTATCTTTACTTTTGCAGGATCTGGAAGCGGCATTACTGCGAATGTGTTAGACAGATTTTTGTCGACGAGGTGTATCACTGGAACGCGGTAGCGTTCTGCCCAATTTGCAACTCTAATATTGTCAAGAAACACCTCCTCTAAGTCTCCACTGGCATATACGATTTTTGGATACTCGCCATGGCCTATGAAGAGGGAGAATAGAAGGTCTTGTTGAGCTTGTCTAGTGGCTTGGCCTGTACTTGGCCCTGCGCGCATCCATACAGTGACCACCACCCCAACCTCCATCATTCCAGCCATTGAGAGCGCCTCCGCCATTAGACTAAAGCCAGGGCCGGACGTGACTGTAGCAGCTCTTGCCCCTGCAATCGCGCCGCCGGTAGCTATAGCTATAGCTGATAGTTCATCTTCAGCTTGAAACGCCATTGCGCCGATTTTCTCAAACTTTGCCAACTCACCTGCGTTTCTATCCACTGGAAATGGTATAAGTCTTTCAAATGTCATTGCGTCGTCTGTGGCAGGCGTTATCGGGTAATATGCAACAAATCTTATCCCACCAACTACCTTACCGTAGCCAGACGCCTCATTGCCGTTCCAAAATATCCGCTTAACGCCAGGGTTGCGGGGCTTAAGTGTAGTTATCCGCTTATCAACGAGTTTTATGGCCTCGGCAGCGATTTTTTTATTTTGCTCTATCACCTCTGCCTTTCTGCCAAGGGCAAAACCGACGCCTCTAGCTACATACTCCTCGTCAAGACCTAGAAGAGCCGCGCCGAGAGCTACGACAAAGGTGTTAACAAATCTAGCCAACATAACCGGCGATGTAACACCAATTTTTCTTCCTATTTCGCTTATATGTTTATTATAGGGGAGCCCTAATACTTCAACGCCGTTTTGTCTTAGATATTCTACAAAACCCTTTACCGTCGGTTCAAACCCATGTTCTTTAGCGAATTTTTTGAGTCTCTCCGCAAGGGGTTTTGCGAGCATTTGATAACTATCTGGAGTCTTGGGGTCTTCTTCTGTATTATATACGAGGAAGCTGCCTTTCTTTAGATGATGGATATGTTCTAATACGGCATGTCCGTCGAATGTCAACGCCAACTCTACGCTGTTTCCAGGCGCTGGGGCGGGCCAGTTTTCGGAGATTGTACCAACTACATAGCTATGGCGACCTCCCGCTATATTACTCCAAAACTCTCGTCGCGCGTATACATAATATCCCGCAGCGCCTACGCCATATATGAACATAAAAGAAGCAGTCTCTACTCCTCTGCCTTGTGGACCCCCTATTAAGAAACTTATTTTCATTAGAACAAGAATAATATACATATTTATATTTTTTATCAAGATTGTTGCCACGCCATCACTCTATAAAACGTGTATGCTGTATGTTGTCATAAAAATTTATATCTTATAGTTTCTACGTTTGACGTAGTTAATTTTTTCAAAAGTCTAATTTAGTCTTCTCTTTTGTTCCGCTCGATTATTTCTCTAGCGATATGCGCCACAATGCCCCTTATCTTCCTAAACCGCTTAGACGCGAGATAACGTGCTCTGTCTTCGAGACGTCTCCTTCTGACGGGATCCGCCTCCCTAGCGGCTTTTCCGTCAAGACGGCTTATCTCCTCGTGGAGTCTCCTCAGTTCTCTTACCGCGCTCTCGTCGGGAAGTCTCAACGTCTGTCTCAGTTTTCCGTCCACGAGGAGACCCGCCGTGACGCCGTTGTCGAGACGGTTCACGTCAACGACAACAACGGCCCTGGGCTCCACTGGCGTTACCTCCCTAGCGAAGATGAGAACAACATATAGCTTTCCGTAGGTCGGTTCCTTCTTGCCCTTCCGCTTTTCTATGTTCAAGAACGCCAACTTCAACTTAGCATCCTCTTTTAACCGTTTTCTGATCCAAGAGATGTCGCCCTTTTTCAACTTAATGACAAAAGGCGGTATGCCGAGCTTACGCACTCTGACTACGCCGCTCTTTAGGTCGACGAAAACCGCCCTGCCCACGTCTCTCTCGTTCTCAACTCTAAGTTGGGCGTTGAGCGGAACCGCCCTGTAGAACGCAATATCACGCCAAAACACCCTGGCTTGCTTTACGAAGTACCTCCCCAACCCGTACTTGGGAAACACCTCCTCGATAATCCGGTGCGCCAGCTCCCGCCTGTCTGGCGTGAGGAGACGGTCAAGCTCCTCCGGCGCGAGTCTGGGCTCTCCCTTTCCCGTCAACTCCTTCAACAGCCTTCTGACGTACTCCTCCGCCGCTAGGCGCATCCTCGTCACTAGGTCAAGGACGTCGGGGCGTTCCTCCACTAGTTTCCAGGGGATTTTGATCTTTAGTACTCTGTATGCTTGGTTCATGTGCATGCTTGGCATGGGGAAGAAAAACTAGTGTAAGGGAGTAGGGAAAAAACTATTGTTTTACCCTCTGGAGGAGTTCCCAATAACGCTTTTCGGCCCACGCCGTGGGCACGTCGTCTCTGTCCGCCGCAAAGTTGCAAGAGAGACTGGTGTGTGGAGGAGAACTGCGACGAGTGGGACGACGGCAGTTGCCGGCGCGCTTGCGGAGAACACGTGAGACGCGTCATGGAGCCCATACTCCAAGACCTAAAGCGGAGGAAGACGGCAGAGGCCATAGAGTTGGCGAAAAAGGCGGGGCTCCTCCCACAAGACTTCGACATAGAACAGTACAGGAAGATAGCCGCGAAATACGCCAAGCCGGCCGAGACCGGCGCCCCCGAAGCGCCACAGTAGGCCACGCTGCCGACGCCAAAGTTCTCCCTTTTCTCCCGGCCCCCAGATGTGCATATGAGCCAAACCCAACTCCCTATAGAAAAAAAGCTAATTGAAAACGCTATCCGCGAATTGGGAGGAGCTCTGGTCAGCATGGGGTCATGCGGCGACGTGGCATACATAGAAACAACTGAAGACAGTGGGTGTTTTGCCCTAACGCCAGATCCATTCGCCTCGGAATACCCGATACCCGTCTCGTGCCAAGAGTATTGTCCATCTAAGAAAGAAGAGTATGAAGACGAAGAGGAGGAGTTGTGGGAAGAGTTCGAGGAGGAGTGGTAGGATCAACCCCCTTTTTCTCCGTCTCTCTGCTTGCTTTTCTCCCGCCTGTGTAGTCATGGCATGCGGATTCTAGACGTGTTTCTGGCGGCGATGGCCGTCGCCACAGTCGCGGTGTGGGGCGTCGCCTACGCCATCACACGCCCTGAGAGAGTCCTCTGGGCGTTTGTGGCGGTGTCGGCGCTCTCCGCCGCGACCCTCGGCACACTCTGGGCCCTCCGCCGGAGTTGAAACGTTCACCTGCCTCACGGCGTCGCTGTCAGGCAGGTGAGTCGAAAGAGTAGAAAGAGAGTCTCTTCAACTAGTTTTTCTTCTCCGCGCCGGGCACATATATGAACCAAGTCTATAGGGTGCTAAAGATCAAAATCCCTTGGAAGCTCGTCGAGGAGCGGCCGGACGTCCTAGACCTCGCCGTAAGGATGCGCCTTGCGGTTGAGGAGTACGCCAAAACATTGCTCAAAGAAATCACGGGACAAGAGGAGCCGAGACTCACGGCGGAGGAGTTGGACAGACTCCTCACGCCAGACAGGCGTGAGTTGGCGCGCCGGATTATCGAGGAGGTGTTTCCCAAGTACGGACTTAAGAGATATATCGCAGAGTGGGCTAAGTTCTTCTGGCGCGACGTAGTGTTCCACCGGGCGGTTCCGCTCAACGCCCAACTTAGAGTTGGGAACGAAAGAGACATGAGTATGGCGGTCTTTGTCGACCTAAAGAGCTGTATTGTTAGAGTAAGAAAACTCGGCATACCGCCTTTCGCCATCGAGTTGAAGAAGGGCAACGTCGCTTGGATAAGGGAGAGACTAGAAGAGGGCGCCAAATTGAAGTTGGCGTTCCTCGGCGTAGAGAGGCGGAAGGGCAAGGAACTGACCTACGGCAAGCTATACATCGCCCTAGTATTCGCCCGCGAGGTGGCGTCTGTGGAGTCAAAGGCCATTGTTGCCGTTGATGTGAACAGATTGGATCATGGAGTCATGATGGGTCTCCTCGTGGACGGAAAACTGAGACAGACACTAAAACTCCCCGACAGACGAACAATTAAGGAGTTGAGGAAACTCCACGAGGAGATAAGTAGCCTTGAAAGACGGGTTGCAAGAGAGACGGATTCCGCCAGAAGGATGCTCCTTGAGGAGAGAGTTAACCGACTCAAATCAAAACGTTACGGAAAGATACGTAGCGTTGTGATACAGATCGTAAAAGAAATCATCGAACTCGCCAGACAGAACAACGCCGTCATCGTAGTGGATACGATGGACGACGAGACGTACCAAGGGTTGAAGGAGGGCAACTGGAGCGGGGAGAAGAAGCACTACTTGGACGGCCTAGGACAGTTGAGGAGGAGGTTGAAGGAGCTCGCCGAGTGGTATGGGCTGCCATATCTCGAGGAGCGGTTGTATTCAACCATCTGTCCCCGTTGTGGGGCCAAGATGGCGGAGGAGAAAAACCGCATAATGCGTTGCACCGTTTGCGGTTACTCCGACCACAGAGATAGAGTTCCGTTGCTATGGGCAAAAAAGCGATATTGGGAAATCCTTCGGAAAAAACAACCAGTTTTTCCTCAATTTCGGCGACCATCTTACTTTTAACCTCGTAAATCTTCTTCACTTATGAACCACATCCCCGGCTCTAGGGACGCGACCGAAACGCCGAGCCCGTGCGCACGGGCACGGTCGCGTCCCTCTCGCCCTGGGGTTGCCTCGCGCGACTCCGGGGCGGGCTCGGAGCCCCCAGAGAGGGCCGGGCGCCGCTAAGGGGGCATTTCAGAGAGATTATCTGCTACATAGGCTTTGTGTATAGTTCCTAATGCCCGTCAGTATCATTTCTGTTGCGACTGAGGCTATTATAAGCGACATGAATCTACCGACTAGTCTCAGAGGGGTGGCGCCGATGTATTTTACAGCTCTGATGCCTACTATCAACGTTATTGCGACAGCTGTTGAGGCAGTAAGCGCAATGAATAGAGTTATTAAGGGGCCGTAGATAGATGACATAACTATCAGCGCTGTTATAGTGCCTGGGCCTACAATAAGCGGTGTTGCTAGCGGTACAACGGCATGTTCCTCTGTTATCTCAATTCTGCCTACATAAGAGCCAGAGAGTAGGGTAGTAACTGAGATAGTCATTAATACAATGCCGCCTGCTATTCTAAAACTATTGATGCTGACGCCAAATGCGGACAATATAAATCCCCCGCTTACTGCAAAAATTGCGGCGAGTATGTATACAACGGCTATTACAACTGTGGTGATTTTTCTTACATATGCAGGCCTTTCAACAGCCAGAGGCCCCACTACTGCGAGCTTACCGATTGGGTTCATAATGGCGTAAAGCTGTCCTACAAGCCCTAAAAACTCCAAAGGAGTCACGTTGTTAAGCTAAAATGGTCAGTTTTAAAAACCTCTTCACAAATCCGGCCTCACGCGCTACATCATCCGAAGTGGGAAAATTTAGTCGTGTTGTGTCTCTTCTGCTTTCACACCTTTTACAACGGCTTCTATGTATTTTTTCCTCTCTTTTTCGAACTGATCAGCTGGATAAGATTTGACTTTTGCCAATATCTTTGGTAGCGCTGTATATTCCATTTCTTCGGGCGGTAGCCTATGTGGTTGGAATGGCCCCATGCGGCGGATGTAATCTGCTATCTGCGCCGCGGTCTGTCTCACATAGTCAAAGGCAGGGTCGTCAAAGAGGTCGACGCCGCCTTCTAAATACCCGTCGTGTAACTGAAAGCCCAAAGCGCCGACTTTTGGAGGGCCGTCAAATCTAGTCATTTTCGGGCCCAGCGCGATCCTTCTCTCTGGGTCTATTGAGACAAAGCGCGCTGGCATGAGAGGACCTGCGTGACTTCCGCGCATCCACCCGTGGACTAGGTGGGGATGTGCGAAGGCTTCTAGTATTTCGCCGATGGCGGGGAGGCCTGATTGAGCTCTTACGATCATGACTGGGTCGTCTTTGCCGACGTATCTGCCGGCTATGAGGGATAGTCTCTCTACGCTGTTTGCAGCGGCGGGAATTCCATCTGATCGTCTAAACACTTTTCTGATTATATACCTACCAGTGGTGCCTATTAAGCCGAGTAGAGAATAAGAGTCTTCTGGAGTCTTCAGTAGATATACCTTGTGCTCTATTACGTCTAAGACCTCAAAGATAAAGCCTTCGTGCATCGAGGGGTCTATGACAAGACCTGCGGTGGTGAAGGGGTCTGCAAACATTTTGTAAAGCGGGAGGTTGAAGGCGCCAGGTTCTGTCTTGTCTGCGGCAAATACAACTATAGGCTCGCTGGGCCTCTCTTCAATTTCCATTTCTGCGACCTGGGGCCCTAACCCCCTTATGTTACCAGAGAAGGCCTCCTTTAGTAGATCTTGACCAGCGCCATATAGTTTATATCTCTTGGCTACCTGCTCAGTTACCTCCTTAAAGGTCTCCCATGCCAGTCCATGTATTTCCGGGTTATCTTCGCCCTTTGTGTGTGTCATTAGTAAAGAGATGTCGTCGCCGACGTTGTAGACAAAATAGTCAATTATCACTCCTTTTCTCTGCGCCTCTTTTAGTTTTGCTGCGGCATATTCAAGCATCTTGGGATGTACATAGGCGTGGCCTGGAAAACCTCCGACGTCAGCTTTTATTATAGAAACTGTTACCTTCATGCAAGCAGAGCGGAGTTTTATTTAAAAATGTTCTCATGCCTGTGGTAAGCTTTGATTATGTAGAATCGACGGGATGGCTTTCTAAAATCCAAGATGTTTATAGAAGAGCCTCGCTTAATAGTGTAGTATTTAGATTTTTACACCCTGTTGCCGATGTTACTTATATATATAAATACCTTTGGAGCCGTGGTTGTACGACTTTTCTTATATACTATGAAAATAAACCCATAGGCGTAATAGACCTAACTCCTTGTGGCGAAGGCGTAGAGGTAGCTATTTTGATTATCGACGCTTTCCAAGGGAAGGGTTTGGGAACCGCCGTAGTTTTTGACTTTGCAAATAGAATTAGAAAGATGGGTTTTAAATACGCCCTAGCTTATGTATTGCCAGATAATTACAGAGCACTGGCAATTGCTAGAAAGATAGGCGCCGAAGTTAAGTGTAGAGATCTCTGCATGATTAGGTACAAATTTTCAGAGACACAAGAGGGGTCTATAGGAAGGTGTGGCTAGATAAAGTTTATATAACCGTCTAATTTGGCTATTGATGTCTAAGGGGCGAATATCAAGGCCTATCTCGTTCTTGAAGATGGTTCAGTCTTTGTAGGCAAGCAGATCGGCGTCGAGAAGACGGTGGTTGGAGAGGTCGTCTTTACAACCTCTGTAGTTGGCTACCCACAAGTGTTGACAGACCCGAGCTACAAGGGGCAAATAATTACTTTTACAATGCCTCTCATTGGGAACTATGGCGTTTCTGAAGACCAGCTTGAGTCAGACGGCATAAAGGCTGAGGGTGTTGTGGTTTTTGAAGCAACGGTGCCGAGCCATTACAAATCGGTGATGTCCTTAGACGAGTGGTTAAAGGCCGAGGGGATTCCTGGCGTTGCCAGGGTAGACACAAGGGCGCTTGCTATCAAGCTTAGGGAATACGGCGTTATGATGGGGGCGCTGGGGCCTGAGGAGCCCGAGGAGCTTTTAAAGCGGCTGAGGTCGTCTCCACGCTACGACGAGGTGAACTACGTCGACCTCGTGTCGGTTAAAGAGCCGCGTGAGTTGGGAAATGGAAAGCTTTGCATCGGCGTGGTGGACTGCGGCGTAAAGAAATCTATAGTCATGGAATTTCTAAAGAGGGGGGTAAGGATTAAGCTCGTGCCTTGTCGTTCTCCAGAGCTGGCGTTTGACTGCGATGGCCTCTTTTTGAGCAACGGGCCGGGTAACCCCAAGTTACTGGGTTCGCTTGTGGAGAAGGTGAGGGAGTACGCCGAGTACAAAAAGCCCCTCACCGGCATATGCCTGGGCCACCAGGTGATCGCCCTTGCCATGGGCGCCAGCGTGTACAAGCTCAAGTTTGGACATAGGGCTAGCAACAAGCCCGTGCGGGACCTCCGCTTCACAGGGAAGACCTATATTACAGTCCACAACCACGGCTACGCCGTGGATCCAAAAGACAGCGGGCTGAGGGTCTGGGCTGTTCAGCCAGACGACGGCACCGTGGAGGGTCTCTACCACGAGTCTCTCCCCATCTTGACGACGCAGTTCCACCCCGAGGCCTCCCCAGGGCCGCAGGACACAAGGTGGATCTTCGACATGTTCGTCAAGCTTGTCCAGCGCCATGCCGAACATTAGGAAAATCTTGGTGATAGGGTCCGGCGCTATTAAAATTGCTGAAGCGGCGGAGTTTGACTACTCGGGCTCGCAGGCCCTGAAGGCGTTTAGGGAGGAGGGGATAGAGACGGTGCTTGTCAACCCCAACATAGCCACTATACAGACGTCGAAGTTTCTGGCGGATAGGGTCTACTTCGTGCCTATACAGAGGCAGTTCTTGGCGGAGGTCATAGAGAGGGAGAGGCCTGACGCAATTGCGTGTGGCTTTGGCGGACAGACGGCGCTGTCGGCCTGCGTAGATCTACACGACTCCGGTGTCTTGGATAAATACGGCGTTAAGGTTGTGGGAACGCCGATACGGGGAATAAAGAGGGCACTATCGAGGGATTTATTTCAAAAGGCCATGAGGGAGGTCGGCATACCGATCCCGCCCAGTAGCCCCGCGAGATCGCCCGAGGAGGCGCTGAAGGTCGCGCGGGAGATAGGCTATCCGGTGGTGGTGAGAGTGAGCTTCAACCTAGGCGGGGCGGGCGCCTTCGTTGCCAGGAGTGAGGAGGACCTAAGGGCCAGGGTGTATAAGGCCTTCGCCCAATCTGCAATTGGGGAAGTCCTTGTGGAGAAGTACTTGGAGGGGTGGAAGGAGATAGAGTTTGAGGTTGTGCGCGACGCCTACGACAACGTCGCCGCAGTGGTCTGTATGGAGAACGTGGACCCCATGGGCGTACACACGGGGGACTCCATAGTGGTGGCCCCCTGTCTCACTTTGACAGATGAGGAGTACCAGAAGGCTAGGAATATCTCCATCGGCGTGGCGCGCGCCATCGAGCTAGTGGGCGAGGGCAACGTCCAAGTGGCGGTCAACTACGCTGGACCTGAGCAGTACGCCATAGAGACAAACCCACGTATGTCCCGCTCTAGCGCCCTTGCCTCCAAGGCCTCGGGCTATCCGCTTGCCTTCATCGCAGCTAAGTTGGCCTTGGGCTACCGTCTGGACGAGGTTTTGAACCAGGTGACGAGGCGGACGGTGGCGGCGTTTGAGCCCGCGCTTGACTACATAGTGGTCAAACACCCGAGGTGGGAGAACGACAGATTCGGCGTATCCGAGGGCCTGGGGCCAGAGATGATGTCTATCGGCGAGGCCATGGCGGTGGGGAGGACGCTGGAGGAGGCTTGGCAGAAGGCGGTTAGGATGATCGACATAGGCGAGCCCGGCCTAGTGGGCGGGCCTATGTTTAAAGAACTGACGCTTGAGGAGGCGAGACGGTGTCTAGAGGGGTATAAGCCCTACTGGCCGATATGCGCCGCCAAGGCCATGTACCTAGGCCTATCCATAGACGAGGTGTACAGCTACGTGAAGGTGGATAGGTTCTTCCTAAGGGCTATACAACGCGTCGTAGAGGCCTACAAGGCGCTTGAGCAAGGCCGGTACGACCTGGAGGAGCTGAAGGTGTTGGGCTTCTCAGACAGTCAGATAGCCAAGGCGCTGGGGGTTGAGGAGGAGGAGGTGAGACGGGCGAGGAGGCGGCCAGTGGTGAAGAGGATAGATACGCTTGCCGGGGAGTGGCCAGCCGAGACGA includes:
- a CDS encoding 2-oxoacid:ferredoxin oxidoreductase subunit beta; translation: MTMQTVKRTVADYRWVRTPEWCPGCGHFGVLQALYNAFAELNLDPANLVLVSGIGCSSRLPHFVRTTSVHAIHGRAIPYALGIKLANPSLEVIVVGGDGDLMAIGGNHLLHLGRRNVDMTVILMDNSVYGLTRGQAGPTLPAGIKVKAIPKANPQSEINPLLLALTAGFTFIARGYAYDIKYTTRLIVEAIRHKGSAFVQIYSPCVTYNNVMTREWYEKRIYKLDEADPTWDPVVHDEKEVDVKIRKALDKIVERDRLPLGIFYKNELVPTFEERYESIYDPNYRKMPPALQPIEIDGKPVVDFEKLVADRLL
- a CDS encoding 2-oxoacid:acceptor oxidoreductase family protein, whose protein sequence is MKISFLIGGPQGRGVETASFMFIYGVGAAGYYVYARREFWSNIAGGRHSYVVGTISENWPAPAPGNSVELALTFDGHAVLEHIHHLKKGSFLVYNTEEDPKTPDSYQMLAKPLAERLKKFAKEHGFEPTVKGFVEYLRQNGVEVLGLPYNKHISEIGRKIGVTSPVMLARFVNTFVVALGAALLGLDEEYVARGVGFALGRKAEVIEQNKKIAAEAIKLVDKRITTLKPRNPGVKRIFWNGNEASGYGKVVGGIRFVAYYPITPATDDAMTFERLIPFPVDRNAGELAKFEKIGAMAFQAEDELSAIAIATGGAIAGARAATVTSGPGFSLMAEALSMAGMMEVGVVVTVWMRAGPSTGQATRQAQQDLLFSLFIGHGEYPKIVYASGDLEEVFLDNIRVANWAERYRVPVIHLVDKNLSNTFAVMPLPDPAKVKIQTEKPVVFPQTKDAEAYPLEEILPPKLLPGISNAIFHLNSLEHDPEGDPEEDPVVVTKMFERRMAKLKLIESEISPEEKVLYFGPQDAKRVIVGWGSVKPAVLTALEELKDVGFLYVKMLYPYPVELVKKYLQGRETLFIENNYLGQLAMITQMFAGIEPTAVAVKFNGRPITTDDVIYAYRKFVEGQKTIKIETDL
- a CDS encoding zinc ribbon domain-containing protein, whose amino-acid sequence is MNQVYRVLKIKIPWKLVEERPDVLDLAVRMRLAVEEYAKTLLKEITGQEEPRLTAEELDRLLTPDRRELARRIIEEVFPKYGLKRYIAEWAKFFWRDVVFHRAVPLNAQLRVGNERDMSMAVFVDLKSCIVRVRKLGIPPFAIELKKGNVAWIRERLEEGAKLKLAFLGVERRKGKELTYGKLYIALVFAREVASVESKAIVAVDVNRLDHGVMMGLLVDGKLRQTLKLPDRRTIKELRKLHEEISSLERRVARETDSARRMLLEERVNRLKSKRYGKIRSVVIQIVKEIIELARQNNAVIVVDTMDDETYQGLKEGNWSGEKKHYLDGLGQLRRRLKELAEWYGLPYLEERLYSTICPRCGAKMAEEKNRIMRCTVCGYSDHRDRVPLLWAKKRYWEILRKKQPVFPQFRRPSYF
- a CDS encoding MarC family protein, yielding MTPLEFLGLVGQLYAIMNPIGKLAVVGPLAVERPAYVRKITTVVIAVVYILAAIFAVSGGFILSAFGVSINSFRIAGGIVLMTISVTTLLSGSYVGRIEITEEHAVVPLATPLIVGPGTITALIVMSSIYGPLITLFIALTASTAVAITLIVGIRAVKYIGATPLRLVGRFMSLIIASVATEMILTGIRNYTQSLCSR
- the fbp gene encoding fructose-1,6-bisphosphate aldolase/phosphatase, translated to MKVTVSIIKADVGGFPGHAYVHPKMLEYAAAKLKEAQRKGVIIDYFVYNVGDDISLLMTHTKGEDNPEIHGLAWETFKEVTEQVAKRYKLYGAGQDLLKEAFSGNIRGLGPQVAEMEIEERPSEPIVVFAADKTEPGAFNLPLYKMFADPFTTAGLVIDPSMHEGFIFEVLDVIEHKVYLLKTPEDSYSLLGLIGTTGRYIIRKVFRRSDGIPAAANSVERLSLIAGRYVGKDDPVMIVRAQSGLPAIGEILEAFAHPHLVHGWMRGSHAGPLMPARFVSIDPERRIALGPKMTRFDGPPKVGALGFQLHDGYLEGGVDLFDDPAFDYVRQTAAQIADYIRRMGPFQPHRLPPEEMEYTALPKILAKVKSYPADQFEKERKKYIEAVVKGVKAEETQHD
- a CDS encoding GNAT family N-acetyltransferase, with the translated sequence MPVVSFDYVESTGWLSKIQDVYRRASLNSVVFRFLHPVADVTYIYKYLWSRGCTTFLIYYENKPIGVIDLTPCGEGVEVAILIIDAFQGKGLGTAVVFDFANRIRKMGFKYALAYVLPDNYRALAIARKIGAEVKCRDLCMIRYKFSETQEGSIGRCG
- the carA gene encoding glutamine-hydrolyzing carbamoyl-phosphate synthase small subunit, which encodes MKAYLVLEDGSVFVGKQIGVEKTVVGEVVFTTSVVGYPQVLTDPSYKGQIITFTMPLIGNYGVSEDQLESDGIKAEGVVVFEATVPSHYKSVMSLDEWLKAEGIPGVARVDTRALAIKLREYGVMMGALGPEEPEELLKRLRSSPRYDEVNYVDLVSVKEPRELGNGKLCIGVVDCGVKKSIVMEFLKRGVRIKLVPCRSPELAFDCDGLFLSNGPGNPKLLGSLVEKVREYAEYKKPLTGICLGHQVIALAMGASVYKLKFGHRASNKPVRDLRFTGKTYITVHNHGYAVDPKDSGLRVWAVQPDDGTVEGLYHESLPILTTQFHPEASPGPQDTRWIFDMFVKLVQRHAEH
- the carB gene encoding carbamoyl-phosphate synthase (glutamine-hydrolyzing) large subunit; its protein translation is MPNIRKILVIGSGAIKIAEAAEFDYSGSQALKAFREEGIETVLVNPNIATIQTSKFLADRVYFVPIQRQFLAEVIERERPDAIACGFGGQTALSACVDLHDSGVLDKYGVKVVGTPIRGIKRALSRDLFQKAMREVGIPIPPSSPARSPEEALKVAREIGYPVVVRVSFNLGGAGAFVARSEEDLRARVYKAFAQSAIGEVLVEKYLEGWKEIEFEVVRDAYDNVAAVVCMENVDPMGVHTGDSIVVAPCLTLTDEEYQKARNISIGVARAIELVGEGNVQVAVNYAGPEQYAIETNPRMSRSSALASKASGYPLAFIAAKLALGYRLDEVLNQVTRRTVAAFEPALDYIVVKHPRWENDRFGVSEGLGPEMMSIGEAMAVGRTLEEAWQKAVRMIDIGEPGLVGGPMFKELTLEEARRCLEGYKPYWPICAAKAMYLGLSIDEVYSYVKVDRFFLRAIQRVVEAYKALEQGRYDLEELKVLGFSDSQIAKALGVEEEEVRRARRRPVVKRIDTLAGEWPAETNYLYLTYGGVYDDDVPPADYLVVGAGVFRIGVSVEFDWSTVNLAQELRNRGFKVAILNYNPETVSTDWDIVDKLYFDEISYERILDIVEKEGSGITVVLYAGGQIGQRLYKRLEAAGVKIGGTRAASIDVAEDRSKFSELLEKLGIKQPPWFAARSLEEAAKLAEALGYPVLVRPSYVLGGTYMAVAYDREGLLSFLTKAAKVSGEYPVVVSKFIPRGIEAEVDAVSDGVRLVATPIEHVEPPGVHSGDSTMVLPPRRLEEGAVKKMVEATQRIASELGVKGPLNVQFIVYDDVYVIEANLRVSRSMPFVSKATGVNYMSLTADVLVNGRLAVDEETVVLKPTKWWVKSPQFSWSRLRGAYPRLGPVMYSTGEVASNGATYEEALLKSWLSATPNKIPERSALVYTYDKHSEETILQVASLLSTRLEVYTPEQLGEKIVDMLKWKKIDIVMTAGVTPERDFLIRRTAADTNTPLVLDATLALELTKAFIWYYKNGKFEISPW